The nucleotide window GCTATTCAAGTCAAATGGTAAATTGGGTATTCATTTTGTTCATCCAAGCGGCTGTAATCAAAATGAATTTAACGGCTTTTTACGCATAAATGGTACAGATATCAGCAATAATGAGAATTATTGTGGTGGTTGTGCTTGTAAAATTTAGATTATATTAGGTTAGAGAATGACAGAACAGTATAGATTAATAATTGAATCAGTGGATTATGAAGGTAAAGGGGTTGCTCGTTTAGATGGTAAAACCGTATTTATCGATGGTGCTTTAGCTGGCGAAGAAGTTTTGGCTGAAATTACCAAGCGTAAACCTAGTTTTGATAAAGCTAAAATAGTCGAAATCATTACTCCAAGCAAAGATCGTGTTACCCCAGAATGCCCAAATTTTGGCATGTGTGGTGGTTGCTCCCTACAACATATCAGTTTTGACGCCCAAATTCAGATTAAGCAGCAGGTACTGATTGATAATCTGAAACATATTGGTAAGGTCGAGGCTGGAGAAATATTGCCGCCAGTAAAAGGTAAGCCTTGGGAATATCGTCATCGGGCAAGGTTATCAGCACGGTTTGTAATTAAAAAGGGTGGTGCGTTAGTTGGCTTTCGCGAAAAAGCCTCTTCATACGTAGCTGACATGCTTGAATGTAAAATTCTACCCAAATATGTTTCGGACTTAATTCCATACTTGCGTGAACTCGTTGCTAGCCTAAGTATTCGAGAACGGATTCCACAGATAGAGGTTGCGGTTGGCGATAATCTGGTTATACTTGTGATCAGAAATATGCTTGAATTAGCTGATAGCGATGAAACTAAGCTAAGAGAATTTGTTGATAAGCATTCAAAAGAAAATAATTCCCTACAAATCTGGCTTCAGCCTAAAGGCCCTGATAGTTGCTATCCACTCTACCCACAGGAGTCACCACGTTTAAGTTATTCGCTACCAGAATTTAATCTCGAGATGCCGTATTACCCAACTGAATTTACTCAAGTTAATCCATATATTAACCAGCAGATGGTTAGTCTTGCAATGGAACTACTTAAAGCAGAAGAAAATGAAACTATTGCCGATTTCTTTTGTGGAATAGGTAATTTCACTTTGCCAATTGCACGAACTGCAAAACAGGTAATTGGGATTGAAGGTGCCGATGCTTTGGTTAAGCGAGCCAAAGAAAATGCTAATTTTAATGGATTAGGCAATAAAGTAAGCTATCAGGTTTGTAATTTATTCACAGTTGATGAAAAATGGTTACAAAACTTGGGGAAATTTGATAAATGGTTGATAGATCCCCCACGTGATGGTGCTGTTGAGCTAATTAAGGCAATCACACCCGAAATTGCACCCAAACGTATCGTTTATGTTTCATGTAATCCGGCAACGCTTGCGCGAGACGCTGGTATTTTGGTTCAGGTGCATGGCTATAAGCTGCAAAAAGCCGGGATAATGAATATGTTTCCACATACCTCGCATGTTGAATCGATTGCGGTATTTGAGTTGTGTTAAACCTGTGTGGGGTTAATTGAATTTGAAGTGGGTGCCGCAAATTAATCGGTACCTGCAGAAAAGCGGTTTGGTCTTCCGACATAATTAATTTCTACTTCAAAGGTTTTATTATTTACGGCTCGACTGGTTGCTACACTTAACCAAACAGGCATTCCGTTATCAGTAACCAGCGGTCGTCCAGATTTTTCTCCAGTTGCCTTTCCCATGAGATTAATGACGCCCTTTTCTGGGGAATAATTTGCCCCCGCACCATTTGGGTCATTGGGGAACCGCAGGTAAGATAAGCCCATTCCTAGGTTATTGCTATCAGTGCAATTGTAGTCACTCTTAACCCTAGTTGCGGTGGATGAATTTGGTTTAACTCTAACGGTGCTTTCAATATTTTTGTCTAGACTCGCAAAAATACCAACCTTGGCAGTTAATGGGTAGTTGGTGTAGTTGGTAATAATAAAATCACAGTCTGCATATGCTGATTGAATCACAATCATTAAAAGCAATTTTTTGTACAAATAATTCAAATTCATCTTTATCTCAATGATTAAATAGCTTATCTAGTTCAGAATTGCTAAAGCCAGCTTTTAGCCTGTCAGCTCTATTAAATGCCCCTCGTATTTTAGGGGCATCGTAATTTGCCATTAGCTCAAAAAAAATATTCTCAGGATTTAAATCTCTTTTTTGACATAGAAATTTAAACCACTTATCTCCATATTGTACATGCTTTATTTCATCTCTGTGGATGATATCAAGTATTTCATTAGCTTTTTCATCACCAATGTTTTTAATTTTAGATTGCATTTCTGGTACGGCATCAATTCCTCGTGCTTCTAGAACCCTTGGTACCAGAGCCATACGAATCATGCAGTCATGTTCAGTTTTTAATGCCATATCCCATAAGCCATTATGTGCGCTAAAGTCCCCATAGGTATAGCCAAGTGTAAGCAAGTGATTATTTAATAAGGTAAAATGATATGCTTCATCTTTAGCTACTTCTATCCAGTCTTGATAGTAGCCTTCTGGCATATCCTGAAATCGATAGCATGCGTCTAGAGCAAGATTGATTGCATTAAATTCTATGTGGGTTAGTGCGTGGATAAGTCCTGCATGACCTTCTTTACTGCCAAGCTTCCGTTTTGGCACTTTTGTTGGATGAACCAGTTCCGGCTTTTCTGGTCTGCCAGGTGTTATTAGGCTAATTATTTCATTTGTTTTATCAAAGCATAGAGAGTGCTTTTCATTTAATAAGCTAAAAAGTTTATTTGTTGCAGATATTTTTGAGAATATATTGCAATCAGTTAAGATTTGTAAGCATTCTTGATAGAAATTTTGCATTCTTTAGTCAATAATTGTTTATAAAGAGATATTTTACAACACAAAAAACAAGGTTTTTAAAAAATATTATTACTCTATAGTTGGTTTAATTTGGAAAATTTTGGAAAATAATAATTTAAACAGTTTATTATGGTCATAATGTAAGGGTATTTAATATCAAACCCAATCATAGAATAAACATTAGGTTGATTGCGGGCTATAGGTCAACTATGATATACTTGCTGGTGTTTTATGTGTCAGTTATACGGTTTTCATTAGCTGGCATTGCATATCTACTTAACCTAATAAGGGATTCTTGGCAAGATGAGTAATAAATTAAAATCTGTCTTCCTGCTTATTGGAGCTATGTTGCTATTGAGTGGTTGTGATCATTTGATAGTACTTAATCCAAAAGGTGCAGTTGGTGCAGAAGAGAAGAAGCTGATATTGACGGCAATTGGATTAATGCTGATTGTGGTAATACCTGTCATTATAATGACATTGGTGTTTGCCTTTAAATATCGTGCATCAAATCCGAACCTGGACTATGACCCAGAGTTCCATCATAGCAATAAAATTGAGGTTGTGGTATGGACAATTCCTATCATAATTATTTCAATTTTGGCAACAATTACGTGGCATACTACTCATTCGCTTGATCCGTATCGTCCACTTGATGAGCCAGGTAAGCCAATAACCATTCAGGTTGTAGCACTTGATTGGAAATGGCTGTTTATTTATCCTGAGCAAAATATTGCAACTGTAAACTTAGTAGAGTTTCCGGTTGATAGACCTGTTGAATTTAGGGTTACTTCTGATGCTCCTATGAATGCCTTCCAGATTCCTCAATTAGGTGGTCAAATATATGCCATGGCTGGAATGCAGACTAAGCTACACTTAATTGCCAATGAAGCAGGTGATTACTTCGGTCGCTCAGTAAATATTAGTGGTCGCGGTTTCTCTGGGATGCAGTTTGTAGCTAGGGCGGTAGCGCAAGAAGACTTTGATAAATGGGTACAGCAGGTTAAGCAAGAGCCAAATAATCTTAGTGCAAACGAGTACTATCAACTGGTCAAACCAAGTGAAGATGATCCAGTGAAGTTGTACGCTTCAGTGCAGCCAAATTTATTCAATAATATTATAATGAAATTCATGATGCCAGGTATGGAAGATCTTAGTGTGGATCATGGTTCAATGGTGATGTCTCATTAAGTAAAGTATATAGTAGGAAATAAAAAATGGATCATTTATTTGGAAAATTAAGCTTAGCAGCAATTCCATTTGATGAACTGCCAGCAATGCTTGCTGGTGGTGCCATGGTTGGTGGTTTTATTGCATTAGTGCTATTAATCACTTATCTTGGTAAATGGAAATGGCTTTGGACGGAATGGTTGACATCGGTTGATCATAAAAAAATTGGTATTATGTACATAATCGTGGCATTAGTTATGCTACTGCGTGGTTTTGCTGATGCGCTATTAATGCGTACCCAGCAAGCAATGTCTGTTGGTGCAAACCACGGCTTTTTGCCTCCACATCACTATGATCAAATCTTTACTGCACATGGCGTGATCATGATTTTCTTCATGGCAATGCCATTTATGGTTGGTTTGATGAATATTGTGGTGCCATTACAGATTGGTGCGCGTGATGTTGCCTTCCCATTCCTAAATTCGCTTAGCTTTTGGCTATTTATGGTTGGTGTCGTTTTGGTGATGCTTTGCCTTATTGTGGGTGAATTTGGACAAACAGGTTGGTTAGCTTACCCTCCATTATCAGAGAAGGAATTTAGCCCTGGAGTAGGGGTGGATTATTATATCTGGTCATTGCAGATATCCGGGATTGGAACATTGATTTCCGGGATTAATTTCTTTGTGACAATTCTTAAAATGCGTTGCCCTGGTATGACATTAATGAAAATGCCAGTATTTACTTGGACTGCACTTTGTGCAAATATCTTGATTATTATTGCCTTCCCAGTATTGACAGTAACTTTATCTATGCTTACGCTAGATCGTTATCTTGATTTCCATTTCTTCACGAATAGTGGCGGTGGAAATGCAATGATGTACGTCAATCTTATCTGGATCTGGGGCATCCTGAAGTATATATTCTGGTGTTGCCAGCATTTGGTATTTTCTCTGAGGTCGTATCAACTTTCTCGCGGAAAAGACTATTTGGTTATAATATGATGGTATATGCAACAGCATGTATTACCTTGTTATCTTTCATAGTTTGGCTACATCATTTCTTTACCATGGGTGCAGGTGCAAACGTAAATGCCTTCTTCGGTATTGCAACGATGATTATTTCGATTCCTACTGGGGTTAAGATATTCAATTGGCTATTTACCATGTATAAAGGGAAAATTAGCTTTAATGCTCCAATGTACTGGACAATTGGTTTCATGATTACCTTCTCAATTGGTGGTATGACTGGGGTGTTATTGGCTGTACCTGGCGCTGATTTCCTATTACACAATAGCTTATTCTTAATTGCTCACTTCCATAATGTGATTATTGGTGGTGTGGTATTTGGCTATGTAGCTGGATTTAATTACTGGTTTCCAAAAGCATTTGGTTTTAAACTAAATGAGAAGCTTGGTAAATGTGCTTTCTGGTGCTGGTTAGTTGGGTTCTATGTTGCGTTTATGCCATTGTATGTACTTGGCTTTATGGGTGCAACTCGTCGTTTAAGTCATTATGATGCTGCTACTGGTTGGCATCCATTATTTGTAATCGCGCTTGTTGGTGCACTAATTATTTTTGCTGGGATTGGTTTCCAATTGTTACAATTGTTTGTTAGTTTCTTGCAACGCAAGCAAAATATGGATGTAACTGGCGATCCATGGGATGGTCGTACGCTGGAGTGGGATACTGCTTCGCCGCCACCGTTCTATAACTTTGCTTTTGTACCACATGTCAATAGTTTGGAACCTCATTGGGATAACAAACAGGCAGCTAAAAATCATGCTGAACAACCTAAACGTAAATATGAAGATATTCATATGCCAAAAAATACAGGCGTTGGTTTTGTAATTGGTATATTAGCCTTTACTTTTAGTTTTGGTATGATTTGGGATATCTGGTGGCTGGCAATTGTTTCTGCTATAGGAATGTTTGCTGGAGTAGCATATCGTTCATTTGATTATGATATTGATTACTACGTGAAAGCCGAAGAGGTTGAGCGAATCGAAAATGAAATTTCAAATAGGAAAATAGCATAATGTCAACAGAAGTTTTACACAATAATCATCATCATGATCATGATGCTGAAGCTACCTCCAAGGTACTCTTTGGCTTCTGGATTTACATAATGAGTGACTGTATACTTTTTGCATCTATTTTTGCGACATATATAGTCTTACATGGTAATACCTTTGGTGGTCCAAGTGGTAAAGAGTTATTTGAAATGCCATATGTGCTGATTGAAACTTTTTTGCTTTTGATCAGTAGTTTTACCTATGGTTTGGCAATGCAAGCAATGTATAAAGCCAATAAATCACAAGTGATGCTATGGTTGAGTATTACTTTCCTACTTGGTTTTGGCTTCATCTGTATGGAAATAAATGAATTTCATCATTTAATTCTTGAAGGTAATGGTCCTAGTCGCAGTGCATTTTTGTCAGCCTTTTTTACACTGGTTGGTACACATGGATTACATGTTACCTGTGGTCTAGTTTGGATGATTATGCTGATGCTTCAGTTAAATAAACATGGTATCACGGCTGTAACGAGCCGCAAACTTGGCTGCCTTAGCTTATTCTGGCATTTCCTTGATATCGTGTGGATTTTTGTGTTTACAATAGTATATTTAATGGGAGTTATGTGATGTCGCATAGTACACATGATTCTAGTCATGGATCAGTAAAGTCATATATTGTTGGTTTTATCTTATCTATTGTTTTGACTATAATTCCTTACTGGCTGGTTGTTGGTCATGTTATGACTGGTGATTCGCTAGTTTTTGCTGTGGTATTATTTGCCATTGCCCAGCTACTGGTGCAGTTAATTTTCTTTTTACATTTGGGAACTGCTCCCGAGCAGCGAAATAATACATTATCATTTATTTTTACAGTGATAGTGGTTGTTTTAATTGCTGGTGGTTCATTGTGGGTTATGTGGAATCTTAATTACAATATGATGGATCATTAACCAGAATTATTTTAATGATAATGGCTAACTTTGGTAGTTAGCCATTTTTGCTTATATGCTGAAGACTCTAAAATCTATACTAACGATTTCAGAGTATTAAGTGTTATGATTCTGGATTTAAAATCTAGTAATTAATTGATTAAGTTTTATATCCAAGCAGTTTATTATCTGGTATTTTTTAGCTGAAGATAGATTAAGAGTAGTTTTCTGGTGGCTATCTTTATAAGAT belongs to Aquella oligotrophica and includes:
- the rlmD gene encoding 23S rRNA (uracil(1939)-C(5))-methyltransferase RlmD, producing the protein MTEQYRLIIESVDYEGKGVARLDGKTVFIDGALAGEEVLAEITKRKPSFDKAKIVEIITPSKDRVTPECPNFGMCGGCSLQHISFDAQIQIKQQVLIDNLKHIGKVEAGEILPPVKGKPWEYRHRARLSARFVIKKGGALVGFREKASSYVADMLECKILPKYVSDLIPYLRELVASLSIRERIPQIEVAVGDNLVILVIRNMLELADSDETKLREFVDKHSKENNSLQIWLQPKGPDSCYPLYPQESPRLSYSLPEFNLEMPYYPTEFTQVNPYINQQMVSLAMELLKAEENETIADFFCGIGNFTLPIARTAKQVIGIEGADALVKRAKENANFNGLGNKVSYQVCNLFTVDEKWLQNLGKFDKWLIDPPRDGAVELIKAITPEIAPKRIVYVSCNPATLARDAGILVQVHGYKLQKAGIMNMFPHTSHVESIAVFELC
- the cyoC gene encoding cytochrome o ubiquinol oxidase subunit III — its product is MSTEVLHNNHHHDHDAEATSKVLFGFWIYIMSDCILFASIFATYIVLHGNTFGGPSGKELFEMPYVLIETFLLLISSFTYGLAMQAMYKANKSQVMLWLSITFLLGFGFICMEINEFHHLILEGNGPSRSAFLSAFFTLVGTHGLHVTCGLVWMIMLMLQLNKHGITAVTSRKLGCLSLFWHFLDIVWIFVFTIVYLMGVM
- a CDS encoding ferritin-like domain-containing protein, giving the protein MQNFYQECLQILTDCNIFSKISATNKLFSLLNEKHSLCFDKTNEIISLITPGRPEKPELVHPTKVPKRKLGSKEGHAGLIHALTHIEFNAINLALDACYRFQDMPEGYYQDWIEVAKDEAYHFTLLNNHLLTLGYTYGDFSAHNGLWDMALKTEHDCMIRMALVPRVLEARGIDAVPEMQSKIKNIGDEKANEILDIIHRDEIKHVQYGDKWFKFLCQKRDLNPENIFFELMANYDAPKIRGAFNRADRLKAGFSNSELDKLFNH
- the cyoA gene encoding ubiquinol oxidase subunit II codes for the protein MSNKLKSVFLLIGAMLLLSGCDHLIVLNPKGAVGAEEKKLILTAIGLMLIVVIPVIIMTLVFAFKYRASNPNLDYDPEFHHSNKIEVVVWTIPIIIISILATITWHTTHSLDPYRPLDEPGKPITIQVVALDWKWLFIYPEQNIATVNLVEFPVDRPVEFRVTSDAPMNAFQIPQLGGQIYAMAGMQTKLHLIANEAGDYFGRSVNISGRGFSGMQFVARAVAQEDFDKWVQQVKQEPNNLSANEYYQLVKPSEDDPVKLYASVQPNLFNNIIMKFMMPGMEDLSVDHGSMVMSH
- the cyoD gene encoding cytochrome o ubiquinol oxidase subunit IV → MSHSTHDSSHGSVKSYIVGFILSIVLTIIPYWLVVGHVMTGDSLVFAVVLFAIAQLLVQLIFFLHLGTAPEQRNNTLSFIFTVIVVVLIAGGSLWVMWNLNYNMMDH